GGGCAACCCGCCACCGAGGAGACGTTCCGGCGGGCCGGTGAACTCGCCGGGCAGGCGTGCGAGCCGGTCACCGACCCACGCGGCACCGCCGCCTACAAGCGGCACCTCGCCGACGAACTGACCGTCCGGTCGCTGCGCACCGCCGCCGAACGGGCCACCGCCACACGATCGGAGACGTGAGATGCAGGTGACGATGACGGTCAACGGCACCGAGGTGACCGAGGACGTCGAGCCGCGGATGCTGCTGGTGCACTTCCTGCGAGACCGGCTGGGGCTCACCGGAACCCACTGGGGCTGCGACACCAGCAACTGCGGGACGTGCGTGGTGTCGGTGGACGGCGAACCGGTGAAGTCGTGCACGATGCTCGCGGTCATGGCCGGCGGGCGCACCGTGCGCACCGTCGAGGGCCTGGCGCAGGACGGTGTCCTCGATCCCGTGCAGGAAGGGTT
This genomic stretch from Prescottella soli harbors:
- a CDS encoding (2Fe-2S)-binding protein is translated as MQVTMTVNGTEVTEDVEPRMLLVHFLRDRLGLTGTHWGCDTSNCGTCVVSVDGEPVKSCTMLAVMAGGRTVRTVEGLAQDGVLDPVQEGFMQCHGLQCGFCTPGMMITARALLDRDPDPDEQTIREAISGQICRCTGYTTIVRSVRWAAEHGGATTDTVTTGGTT